One Mercurialis annua linkage group LG3, ddMerAnnu1.2, whole genome shotgun sequence DNA window includes the following coding sequences:
- the LOC126674273 gene encoding probable aldehyde dehydrogenase, which produces MFRFVGTKLLRPNGIACLSSLNLSRSVHSVPFATVEVEEISGSQPAEVHNLVQGKWTGSSSWNTILDPLNGEPFIKIAEVDETEIQPFVESLSKCPKHGLHNPFKSPERYLLYGDISAKVAHMLSLPEVSNFFTRLIQRVAPKSYQQALGEVQVTQKFFENFCGDQVRFLARSFAIPGNHLGQQSHGFRWPYGPVAIITPFNFPLEIPVLQLMGALYMGNKPVLKVDSKVCIVMEQMMRLLHHCGLPVEDVDFINSDGKAMNKLLLEANPRMTLFTGSSRVADKLAVDLKGRIKLEDAGFDWKILGPDVNEVDYVAWVCDQDAYACTGQKCSAQSILFMHENWSATSVLSKMKELAERRNLNDLTVGPVLTFTTEAMLEHMNKLLEIPGSKLLFGGKPLENHSIPPIYGALKPTAIYVPIEEMLKEKYYELVTREIFGPFQVVTEYKKDQLPLVLDALERMHAHLTAAVVSNDQLFLQEVIGKSVNGTTYAGLRARTTGAPQNHWFGPAGDPRGAGIGTPEAIKLVWSCHREIIYDIGPLPTHWEIPPST; this is translated from the exons ATGTTTAGATTTGTGGGTACCAAATTATTGAGACCTAATGGTATCGCTTGCCTTAGCTCACTAAATCTTTCCAG ATCAGTTCATTCTGTGCCTTTTGCAACAGTAGAAGTTGAAGAGATATCTGGTTCTCAGCCTGCTGAAGTGCACAACTTGG tgcAGGGGAAATGGACGGGATCTTCGAGTTGGAATACAATTCTGGATCCTTTAAATGGAGAACCGTTTATTAAGATTGCTGAAGTAGATGAAACAGAAATTCAG CCATTTGTTGAAAGCTTGTCCAAGTGCCCTAAGCATGGACTGCATAATCCATTTAAATCACCAGAGAG GTATCTTCTATATGGAGACATATCTGCAAAGGTGGCCCACATGCTTTCGCTGCCGGAG GTTTCTAATTTCTTCACTAGGCTAATACAAAGGGTTGCTCCTAAGAGTTACCAGCAAGCGCTTGGTGAAGTTCAAGTTACTCAGAAATTTTTCGAGAATTTCTGTGGTGATCAG GTTCGTTTCCTGGCAAGGTCTTTTGCGATACCTGGAAATCATCTTGGACAGCAAAGCCATGGTTTCCGATGGCCTTACGGTCCT GTTGCAATTATTACTCCATTCAACTTCCCATTAGAGATTCCTGTACTTCAGTTGATGGGCGCATTATATATGGGCAACAAACCCGTTTTAAAAGTTGACAGCAAG GTGTGCATTGTTATGGAACAAATGATGCGACTTCTGCATCACTGTGGGTTACCAGTGGAAGATGTAGACTTCATAAATTCCGATGGAAAGGCAATGAACAAGCTATTGTTGGAG gcGAATCCACGCATGACCCTCTTTACCGGAAGCTCAAGAGTTGCAGATAAGTTGGCTGTCGACTTGAAGGGTCGTATTAAATTAGAAGATGCAGGATTTGACTGGAAAATTTTAGGTCCTGATGTTAATGAG GTGGATTACGTTGCCTGGGTTTGTGATCAGGATGCATATGCATGCACTGGTCAGAAGTGCTCTGCACAATCAATATTATTCATGCATGAG AATTGGTCTGCTACTTCAGTTCTATCCAAAATGAAGGAGCTTGCGGAGAGAAGAAATTTAAATGATCTCACTGTTGGTCCTGTTCTCACC TTCACTACTGAAGCAATGCTAGAACACATGAATAAATTGCTTGAAATACCAGGTTCAAAACTACTCTTTGGAGGCAAACCTTTGGAGAATCATTCCATTCCACCAATATATGGTGCTTTGAAACCCACTGCTATATATGTTCCCATTGAAGAAATGTTAAAAGAGAAATACTATGAGCTTGTAACCAGGGAGATATTTGGACCATTCCag GTTGTTACTGAGTACAAGAAAGATCAACTCCCGCTGGTTCTGGATGCTCTTGAGAGGATGCATGCACATTTAACAGCTGCGGTGGTTTCAAACGATCAACTTTTTCTGCAG GAAGTAATTGGGAAGTCGGTGAATGGAACGACATATGCAGGATTAAGAGCAAGAACGACTGGTGCTCCTCAGAACCATTG GTTTGGACCTGCAGGAGACCCGAGGGGTGCAGGAATCGGGACACCAGAAGCGATAAAACTAGTATGGTCTTGCCATAGGGAAATAATTTATGACATTGGCCCCCTACCAACGCATTGGGAAATTCCGCCATCTACATGA
- the LOC126671014 gene encoding uncharacterized protein LOC126671014, with product MSLLDVITKAASVNSEVVSTQLEYPIVLNSDDIFLKLKPNPETLNPTSLATPVIGWQLAESDTHLIELGKKFHSKLKRKLKDTNHFNKDEFCEILNSYLKKIGDKVGISTGLSSSDDGYSRALIEKIGFLMGRDVAGLVLDACVSLEAWDLVETLIVKGLVDYSCYSNLVTSLVAKKRSDLLVLSIKHATDLGLSDLLRILKFFLRPSKEAYSTMENVRKEWESQALSAIEMLKNKNISDKKQRIAKEAAILLMLAHDGFSTSELCLHYLLASVNIDEVILSSSIRKLSGEEMMSLIRYLGKWLKKYETFPQAGPCPKASSTLDLKACDWVPKLDDIVKCLGLVLDENFSSLVLHSEFHEEVKVIEKMVSSLALESKFCCSVAYVVENLKTNSLGEQN from the coding sequence ATGTCGTTGCTTGATGTGATCACCAAGGCGGCTTCGGTGAATTCGGAAGTAGTTTCAACCCAGTTAGAATACCCAATTGTTCTAAACTCAGATGACATTTTTctcaaattgaagccaaatcCGGAAACCCTAAATCCTACATCACTCGCTACTCCGGTTATCGGGTGGCAACTTGCAGAATCTGATACCCATCTCATTGAATTGGGTAAAAAGTTTCATTCGAAGCTCAAGAGGAAACTTAAAGACACTAACCATTTTAATAAAGATGAGTTTTGTGAAATTTTGAACTCTTATCTTAAGAAAATTGGAGACAAAGTTGGGATTTCAACTGGTTTAAGCTCGTCGGATGATGGGTATAGCCGGGCCTTGATTGAAAAGATTGGATTTTTGATGGGTCGAGATGTTGCTGGTTTGGTTCTGGATGCTTGTGTTAGTTTAGAGGCATGGGATTTGGTTGAAACTTTGATTGTTAAAGGGCTTGTTGATTATTCTTGTTACTCGAATTTGGTTACCAGCCTTGTAGCAAAAAAGAGGTCTGATTTGCTTGTTTTGAGTATTAAACATGCAACTGATCTTGGATTGTCTGACTTGCTTcgcattttgaaattttttctccGTCCATCGAAAGAGGCGTATAGTACTATGGAAAATGTAAGAAAGGAATGGGAGAGCCAGGCATTATCGGCTATCGAGATGCTGAAAAACAAGAACATTTCGGATAAGAAACAGCGCATAGCTAAGGAGGCTGCAATTTTGCTTATGCTTGCTCATGATGGATTCTCAACATCTGAGCTATGTCTACATTATTTGTTGGCTTCGGTCAATATTGATGAAGTTATATTATCATCTTCAATCCGTAAACTGAGCGGTGAAGAGATGATGAGTTTGATTAGGTACCTGGGAAAATGGTTGAagaaatatgaaacgtttccACAGGCAGGGCCGTGTCCTAAGGCTTCTTCTACACTGGATTTGAAGGCTTGTGATTGGGTTCCTAAACTTGATGATATTGTTAAATGTCTTGGGTTGGTGCTGGATGAGAACTTCTCGTCTCTGGTCTTGCATTCGGAGTTCCATGAAGAGGTGAAAGTGATTGAAAAAATGGTTAGTTCCCTAGCTTTAGAATCCAAATTTTGTTGCTCTGTGGCATATGTAGTTGAGAATTTGAAAACTAATAGTTTAGGTGAACAAAATTAG
- the LOC130015289 gene encoding amino acid transporter AVT3A-like → MGMVMVDDMIIFVKYKPVLHAFGWFSLLLMEIVRIMFDTHFLLYGKFGILDYFVFGDETIITTSLGQRLLSNLVKFGLCMNFFFTFLLMMNPIHEIVEQRLCNLSYCLRFRLVVVLVVSLVVLKDISYTRSLCESLKRCAFSEFSGVPVHLGIQLILPLIFRFDELWIQTPIVSGSYPLGRTDIPRGSNLK, encoded by the exons ATGGGTATGGTTATGGTAGATGACATGATTATCTTTGTGAAATATAAGCCAGTTTTGCATGCTTTTGGATGGTTCTCTCTTCTTCTTATGGAAATTGTTAGGATAATGTTTGACactcattttttattatatggAAAATTCGGGATATTGGATTACTTTGTATTTGGTGATGAAACTATAATCACCACCAGCTTAGGACAAAGATTATTGAGTAATTTAGTTAAGTTTGGTTTATGTATGAATTTTTTCTTTACATTTTTATTGATGATGAACCCGATTCATGAGATCGTAGAGCAGAGACTCTGCAATTTGAGCTACTGTTTACGGTTCAGATTGGTGGTTGTTTTAGTAGTAAGCTTAGTGGTTCT GAAAGATATTTCGTATACTCGATCTTTATGCGAATCCCTTAAGCGATGCGCTTTCTCCGAATTCTCGGGGGTTCCGGTTCATCTGGGGATTCAGCTGATTCTTCCTTTAATCTTCAGATTTGACGAATTATGGATTCAAACACCAATAGTATCAGGTTCTTATCCTTTGGGGAGAACTGATATTCCTAGAGG TTCAAACTTAAAGTAG